The segment TTACGCATCTGGCTGTCGAAGGCCTGATGGCGATCCCACCATTCCGCAGGAATCCTCAGGAAGTCCGTCCTTTCTTTCGGAAGCTCCGGTGGTTACGAGATCAGGCGGCTAAGGCCTGCCCCGACTATCCTCTCCGCCACCTCTCAATGGGGATGAGCCACGATTACGAGATCGCCATCGAAGAGGGAGCAACGCTGGTACGAGTCGGTACGGCGATCTTTGAGGAAAGGCCCGTAATTTAAGGCTCGTAAATTGTCGTTGACCATGAGCATGTCTCATCCGCCTGCTTCGCTCTGCGAGAGGACATAGCAGGCGCCCTAGGACATATTAGGAGGAGAGATGGGTCAGATTCCTGCCGAATACCTGCCTCCGATAGATCTCTGGCCGCAGCGCATCTACGCGCTCCCGGAATTCGTACACCTCCCTCAGCGGTTCAATAGCACCGAGGAGTTGCTGGATAAGACAGTTGTCGCAGGGAACGGCGACCGAGTGGCCCTCTACTTCGAGGACAAGCAGATCCCGTACAAGGCGCTGCTGGATCAGGTCAATAGGCTAGGGAGTGCGCTCAGGCGGCTGGGGATCGAGGAGACGGACCGGGTGGTATTGCGCCTGCCGAACATCCCACCGGCAATCGTGGCAAACTTTGCGGTCCTGAAGATCGGTGCGGTGATCGTCCCGACCTCCGTCCTCTTTTCCAGGGCCGAAATCGCGCACATCTGCAACAGCACGCAGGCCAAGGCGATCATCGTTGCCGCCACACTGCTGGAGGAGTTCGAGCAGGCGCGGCCCCTGCTTCACACTGTCAGGCATGTCATTGTCGTCGGTGGAGCGCAGGAGGAGATCGAGCGGAAGGGCTATCTGGCATATCAGGCACTGCTTGATGGGGGCGATCCGACGTGCGATCCGGTGCGGCGTGATCGGTTGGATGTTTCGGTCATCCTCTTCACCTCCGGAACGACGGGGCCGCCGAAGGGGACGGTCCACTTCATGGAAGAGGCGCTGATCGTCCCTGACAGCTTCGGCAAATACTGCTGGCGCGTAACTGAAGAGGACGTGCTCCTCAGTCCGGCTCCACTGGCAATGGCGGCCGGTTACTCCGTCGCGACTGCCATCCCGTATCGATTCGTGGCAGCCCTCTCCTTGTTACCGCGCTTTACGCCGGAGGCGGCGTTCGAGACGATCCAGAACCACAAGGTCACCATCCTCTCGGCCCTCCCAACCGCCTATCGCAAGATGCTTCAGGTGCCGGATGCCCGGACGCGCTACAACCTCAGTTCGCTCAAGTTGTGCACGGGCGGCGGCGAGTCCTTGACCGCTCAGACCTACTTTGACTGGAAGGCGAAGTTCGGCATCGAGATCTTCGAGGGACTCGGCACCACCGAGATGATGTTCGTATTCGTCAGCTCGGCTGGGCCGAGAAAGGTCAAGCCGGGATCGATCGGCCCCGCCGTTCCGGGCTACGAACTCAGGGTGGTCAACGAAGAGGGGAGGGACTGCCGGCCTGGCGAACCCGGCGAGTTGCTGGCCAGAGGTCCAACGGGGACCGTCTA is part of the Candidatus Methylomirabilis limnetica genome and harbors:
- a CDS encoding acyl-CoA synthetase encodes the protein MGQIPAEYLPPIDLWPQRIYALPEFVHLPQRFNSTEELLDKTVVAGNGDRVALYFEDKQIPYKALLDQVNRLGSALRRLGIEETDRVVLRLPNIPPAIVANFAVLKIGAVIVPTSVLFSRAEIAHICNSTQAKAIIVAATLLEEFEQARPLLHTVRHVIVVGGAQEEIERKGYLAYQALLDGGDPTCDPVRRDRLDVSVILFTSGTTGPPKGTVHFMEEALIVPDSFGKYCWRVTEEDVLLSPAPLAMAAGYSVATAIPYRFVAALSLLPRFTPEAAFETIQNHKVTILSALPTAYRKMLQVPDARTRYNLSSLKLCTGGGESLTAQTYFDWKAKFGIEIFEGLGTTEMMFVFVSSAGPRKVKPGSIGPAVPGYELRVVNEEGRDCRPGEPGELLARGPTGTVYWRDPEAQRRAVTEGWCRAGDMVTVDEDGYISFLTREDDLIKSSGYRIGPEEIEDVLLTHAAVADVGVVGLPDPVMGQRTKAFVALKAGQQPSEGLKAELIEFCTGKLAVYKLPREVEFLDRMPRATGPGGPGTGKLLRRLLRQREQDKPKAE